Genomic DNA from Sporosarcina sp. ANT_H38:
CAACAACGAACCACTTAAAAACTTGTTGAATGGGTGGATAGAGTAATTCATTTAAAATTATTCTTACAAATGATGAGGTTTTTCTGCTTGTAGCCAGATTGCTTGCAGAGCACCAACATGGTAATTATCAAAGGAGACGATAAAAGTATGAAAATCATTGTTACCAGTTTATTCGTACAAGACCAAGACAAGGCACTGGAGTTTTATTCAGAAAAGCTGGGATTTGCAACAAAGCATGATGTTCCTATGGGGAAATTCAGGTGGATTACGCTTGTTTCTCCCGATGATCATGACGGTACCGAGCTTTTACTCGAACCGAATGACCATCCTGCTGCCAAAGAGTATCAAAAGAAGATATTTTCGGAAGGCATCCCAGCAACAATGTTTGGCGTTGCAGATATTCATCAAGAGTACAAACGATTATTGGAAAACGGCGTGAAGTTTACTATGGAGCCGACAAAAATGGGCGAAGTCACAATAGCTGTCTTCGACGATACATGCGGAAATCTTATTCAGATAATACAGCAGTAACTTCATTTAGATGTCCCGAAACTTACAGATTTAAATTGAGTAGTAATGTACAACACCAGTCAGCATATCCACTCCAATCGCATAAATAATATCAAAAAGTTCAGCCACATCTGTTTAGGCTGAGCTTTTTCTTGCCTAACCCAAAAGGATATACTACTAGCAATTTTACTAACTGAGTCCCGTTCAACATAAATGCCAACTACGGTATTCACATATTAACTACTGAAACCAACTCCTGCTTTTCCTTCAACTGCTCAAACAACTTCTCCACTGTCCCCATCCCAAAGTTCTTATACTTCGCAAGAATCACAAGTTCCTTTGGCAGCTATTCTGCTACGATGACGTTTTCAAGGATTGTCTCGATGAATGTGCGCACATATGCCAGCATGGTGTGTGGACGTGTGAATCACGCGGTTCAAGAAGTGGTACCTGTGGCACAAAAAACAATTGAGATGTGTGAGTACCTGGCACTTTTCTTACTTAATTAGAATTCCACCTAAAAGCAAATGCCGATTCTCGATTTGTCAGTCAAGAGTTCGGCTCCTCCCCTGGCCTGCTTAGATATGCAGGAGAATTAAGTGGCATCGAACTAGATATCTTTGAAAGGTATAAGAATTGGATTCAAGAAGCAACATCTACAGGGATGACGAAAAGCTATAAGATGATCGTGCTTCACTATATGCTTTCAAGAGGGCAAGATAGCTGGCTTAACCCAGTCACTCCTGAGCAAATCGCTCCTTATTTCCATCGTTATTTCTCGGAAAAAGACTATAGTATACGAACAGATTTCTCTGATAAACAAGGGAAAGAACTTCGTACCTATAATGAAAAGAAAATCACTTCTCTTCTCACTCCATTACCCGAGCACGCGCAGATTCTTTATCGCTGGACTGAGGAAATTTGTGACTATAGATTGCATGCTTATTTTGAGCGAAAATCGAATTTTATCGAGTGAATTTACTTTTCAATTTCCCAATTTGAATACCAGTTATGGAGAATCATTATATTTGTAGAGATAAAGATTCCCTTCAAATCCGCTTAGGAATGACTTTCACCATAAGTCAAGCAGCCTTGCCGCAATTCTAATGGCTTCGGCTACCCCTATTAGGTGCCTTCGCTTAAATTTCATTAGTATACATAAGTTAAATATATATAGAAGTTCACATTTACGAATGCACATACAGAAAAGACTAGATAGTCATAAACATATCTAATCTTCATATTATTTTCATGTAATTGTAGTGTGACTACTGCATAGGTATTTCAAATTAATATGCATGGGGTAGTTTTCGTTTTTGTGCTGATTGTATAACTGATATTTTTACTGTTAATGGTGAAGTAAGAGAAAGCCACGTCGAGACTTTCCCTTGCTTCGTGTTCTGAGCATATACTCGATTTACCGAACTTGCCATTCGATATTAGACGCTGTATATAAACAATCACGATTGTTCCAACTTCCACAAAGCATGATTTATATGCTATTTGCGTAAAGTCACACTCAACTCTTTAACTCCAATTTTAACAATATATCTTTTCCATTTACTACCTCACTAGATTTAGAAATAGACATACTTTTGACAAGTTCCCCATTTGTGATGATGATTGGCGTTATAATACTTGGAACTCTTTCTTTAACGAAAGCCAGGTCGACATTTATCAGTAGCTGACCAACTGTTACTTCTTGGCCTGTTTCAACGTATGTTGTAAATCCTTCCCCATTCAAACTAACCGTTTCTAATCCAATATGAATTAGTATCTCAAGCCCATTTTTCGATTTTAATGCAATCGCATGCTTGGTTGGAAAGACATAAATAACCGTTCCGTCGATTGGAGACACTATTTCCCCTTCTGCCGGAAGGACAGCAATACCATCACCCATCATCTTAGTTGAGAACACTGGATCTGGAACCTCCGATAACGCTATTACTTTTCCTTTCACAGGAGAAATAACAACTTCTTCTATTGTTTTGGTCATAAAACCTAAGCTTTTTTTAAACACAAATACTCCCCCTTTAAGCACCCATTTTAAGGTATTACTATTCCATCCCTAATTCATCTTTTACCTGACTAGCCAAGGTTATCACGTGTGTTCCATATATAATTTGCAGGAAGTTTCCGTTCCGTACAACTCCCTTTGCACCAAGTTCATTGACCCATTTGTCATCGTTATCAACTTTGCTTACATTCATAACTTCAACGCGCAATCTTGTTGCGCAATTAGTTATGTTCTTAATGTTAACTCCGCCACCCAGAGATTGAATGATCCCAGAAATCTGATCGTTTACTCCTGATTCTTTTTGTTGAATATAATCTTTTTTTGAGTAAAGTTTGATATTGTCGTCTTTTTCTTCCCGGCCAGGGGTGTTCATATTAAATTTCAGAATAGCCCAACGGAAACTGAAAAAATAGGTTGCAAAATAGGCAGGGATCAGAAATAATAACGCTATAGCATGAACTTTATCAGGTTGCAATAGGTTTGGGAACATATCACGAACAGCCACTCCAGTAATTGATACATTTAGCGCCTCAGTTAATACATACGATAGTCCAGATAAAGGTACATGAATTAAGAAGTACAATAAAGGCTGTACAAATAAGAAAGTATACTCAATTGGTTCTGTAACTCCAATCAAAACTGCCGTCGTTATCGCCGGAACTAGTATACTTGCAACCTTTTTCCGATTTTCTGGTTTTGCTGTATAATATATTGCAAGAGCTGCACCAGGCAAACCACCAAAATGAAATAAGATTCTCCCCGTTGTAAAGTTCCTTACAATGTACTCTGATTCAGTAGGTGATCCCATTTGAGCTAACATAATATTACGGACACCTTCATACAATGTTCCGTCCACCAGCATTGTGCCGCCAACTTTTGTATACTCGATTGGAAAAGCAATTAAATGATGAATTCCGATTGGTAATAATGCACGATCTGCTGCACCAAACACAAATGTTCCAATTAAACCACTTGTAGTAATAAAGTCACTAAAACTAGCCAATCCAAGTCCAATGTAAGGCCATACATAATAAAGTAAGATACCTACAGGAATTGTTGCGATAGCAATAACAATTTGGACGTATCTAGGACCTGCAAAGAAAGAAAGAGCATTTGGTAATTGTTTCTGATAATATTTATTATGGATAAAACTCGTAATAATACCTGCAATAAGCCCTGAGAAGATACCCATATTATAACTATAGATACCAAGCACGTGACCAAAGAGTGAATTGAAATTTTGCGCATCCAGTTCTGTGTAACCAGTTTGCATCAAAGCTTCAATCGTAGTGGTTTCAGGTGTTAGATTGTTTATGTTTAACATTGTATTAATTACTGTATTTATTCCTAGAAAAAGTACAAGCCCACCGAATGCTGCCCATCCTTTTTCTTTTTTTGATAAACCAAATGCAAGACCTACAGCAAAAAATACAGGTAAAAACCTCATAACCATAAAACCTAAGTTATTAAGGATTAAAAAGAAATTATGAGCAATATTACCTTCTTTAATTAACCAACCTAAATGAAGAGCTTTAACATTCTCGATGTTTGCAAAAGCAGCTCCAATACCAATAAAAATACCAGCAATTATTAGTAGAATAACTGGAATCATCATTGAACCTGCGAACACTTGAATTCTTTGCTTCATTCCCTCACTCCTTATTTGATTAGAGTTTTGACTAAGAGTTAAACTTGATACTTTCATCTAGTAGCTAATAACCTAAGTGTTTCACAATAAATAATGATTGCTTTATAGAGAGTTTCAATCCGGATTTTTTCATTCTGCTTATGTGTGTTAGGAGTATCCCCCTGAAATGATGGTCCAAAAGCAACACCACAATTTAATGCCCTAGCATAGGATATCCCCCCCTTTGTCATGAGCTCCGCATTTTCCCCAGTGAC
This window encodes:
- a CDS encoding VOC family protein; this encodes MKIIVTSLFVQDQDKALEFYSEKLGFATKHDVPMGKFRWITLVSPDDHDGTELLLEPNDHPAAKEYQKKIFSEGIPATMFGVADIHQEYKRLLENGVKFTMEPTKMGEVTIAVFDDTCGNLIQIIQQ
- a CDS encoding PTS glucose transporter subunit IIA, with amino-acid sequence MFKKSLGFMTKTIEEVVISPVKGKVIALSEVPDPVFSTKMMGDGIAVLPAEGEIVSPIDGTVIYVFPTKHAIALKSKNGLEILIHIGLETVSLNGEGFTTYVETGQEVTVGQLLINVDLAFVKERVPSIITPIIITNGELVKSMSISKSSEVVNGKDILLKLELKS
- a CDS encoding PTS transporter subunit EIIC, which produces MKQRIQVFAGSMMIPVILLIIAGIFIGIGAAFANIENVKALHLGWLIKEGNIAHNFFLILNNLGFMVMRFLPVFFAVGLAFGLSKKEKGWAAFGGLVLFLGINTVINTMLNINNLTPETTTIEALMQTGYTELDAQNFNSLFGHVLGIYSYNMGIFSGLIAGIITSFIHNKYYQKQLPNALSFFAGPRYVQIVIAIATIPVGILLYYVWPYIGLGLASFSDFITTSGLIGTFVFGAADRALLPIGIHHLIAFPIEYTKVGGTMLVDGTLYEGVRNIMLAQMGSPTESEYIVRNFTTGRILFHFGGLPGAALAIYYTAKPENRKKVASILVPAITTAVLIGVTEPIEYTFLFVQPLLYFLIHVPLSGLSYVLTEALNVSITGVAVRDMFPNLLQPDKVHAIALLFLIPAYFATYFFSFRWAILKFNMNTPGREEKDDNIKLYSKKDYIQQKESGVNDQISGIIQSLGGGVNIKNITNCATRLRVEVMNVSKVDNDDKWVNELGAKGVVRNGNFLQIIYGTHVITLASQVKDELGME